Genomic segment of Avibacterium volantium:
GTATCTGCCCGTGAATGGGATTAAAGTAGATGCCTTATTCGCAAACGTTTACTTATAGCAAATTTGAACACTGATTTTATCAATGAAGGGAAAGAATATGGATCAACTCGCAATGAAAAAGCAAGCTGCACAAGCGGCATTGCAATATGTTAAACCAGATACGATTGTGGGCGTGGGCAGTGGCTCAACGGTAAATTGTTTTATTGAAGCCCTTGGTGCAATGAAAGATGAAATTAAAGGGGCTGTGGCGGCCTCTAAAGCATCAGAAGAATTGTTGAGAAAACAAGGCATTGAAGTATTTAGTGCCAATGAAGTGTCAAGTTTGGATATTTATGTTGATGGCGCTGATGAAATCAACCCACAAAAAATGATGATCAAAGGGGGCGGTGCAGCATTAACGCGAGAAAAAATTGTTGCGGCACTGGCGAAAAAATTTATCTGCATTGTGGATCAAAGCAAACAAGTGGACGTGCTAGGCTCAACCTTTGCTTTGCCGGTGGAAGTGATCCCAATGGCGCGCTCGCAGGTGGGGCGTAAATTGGTCAGCCTTGGTGGCGCACCAGAATACCGTGAAGGTGTGGTAACCGATAACGGCAACGTGATTTTAGATGTCTATAATTTCCCAATTTTAAATCCAATCGAAATGGAAAAAACCTTAAATAACGTGGCAGGTGTGGTTACCAACGGAATTTTTGCCTTGCGTGGTGCGGATATTGTAATTGTCGGCACACCACAAGGTACAGAAATTATTGAATAATTTTTGATTATGGAGAGCAAAATGACAACCAAAGTTTCACTGGATAAGTCTAAAATTAAATTTGTACTGCTTGAGGGCGTACATAAAAATGCCGTTGATGTGCTAAATGCCGCAGGCTATACCAATATTGAATATCATAAAAAAGCCCTTGAGCCAGAAGAATTAAAAGAAGTGATCAAAGATGCGCATTTCTTAGGTATTCGTTCACGCACGCACTTAACTGCTGATGTATTGGAATGTGCCAACAAACTCATCGCCGTGGGCTGTTTTTGTATCGGCACAAACCAAGTGGATCTTGAAGCGGCGAAAATGCGTGGTATCCCCGTGTTCAATGCCCCATTTTCTAATACTCGCTCGGTGGCAGAGCTGGTATTAGGCGAAATTTTGCTCTTAATGCGTAATGTCCCGCAAGCTAACGCCGAAGTGCATCGTGGTTTATGGAACAAATCTGCATCAGGTTCTAACGAAGTGCGGGGGAAAAAATTAGGGATTGTTGGCTACGGACATATTGGCTCACAGCTCAGTATCATTGCGGAATCACTAGGTATGAATGTCTATTTTTATGATGTTGAAACCAAATTGCCATTGGGTAACGCGCAGCAAGTGGGTACCTTGGAAGAATTGCTCGCCAATAGCGATGTGATTTCTTTGCACGTGCCTGAAAATGCCTCTACGAAAAATTTAATGAATGCCGAGCGTATCGCCCAGCTTAAAGAGGGAAGCATTTTAATTAACGCCGCCCGTGGTATGGTGGTGGATATTGATGCCCTAGCACAAGCCCTAAAAGCGGGCAAATTGCGAGGGGCAGCGTTAGATGTGTTCCCTGTTGAACCCGCTTCTATCAATGAAGAATTTGTATCACCGTTACGCGGTTTAGATAACGTAATTCTCACCCCACATATTGGTGGCTCAACGGTGGAAGCCCAAGAAAATATCGGTACGGAAGTGGCAAGCAAATTTGTGAAATATTCCGACAACGGCTCAACACTTTCTGCTGTGAATTTCCCTGAAGTGTCCTTGCCTGGGCATAGCGGAACAAAACGCTTGTTGCACATTCACGAAAACCGCCCAGGTGTGTTAAACCAAATCAACCAAATTTTTGTCGGTGCAAATATCAACATCGCCGCCCAATACCTACAAACCGACCCGAAAATTGGTTATGTGGTTATTGACGTAGAAACCGATGACTGCTCACAACTCTTACAACAACTGCGCGAAATTAACGGCACAATTCGTGCAAGGGTTTTGTATTAATCATTTGCTAGGCTTTGAATTTTAAGCTTAACGAAAAAAGAAAAGTGCGGTGGAAATTTTATGAATTTTTCCACCGCACTTTGTTTTTACCCTATTCTTGTTTTTTCATAACATTCTGAAAATTTGCCTGTCTGTGATACACTTGCC
This window contains:
- the rpiA gene encoding ribose-5-phosphate isomerase RpiA codes for the protein MDQLAMKKQAAQAALQYVKPDTIVGVGSGSTVNCFIEALGAMKDEIKGAVAASKASEELLRKQGIEVFSANEVSSLDIYVDGADEINPQKMMIKGGGAALTREKIVAALAKKFICIVDQSKQVDVLGSTFALPVEVIPMARSQVGRKLVSLGGAPEYREGVVTDNGNVILDVYNFPILNPIEMEKTLNNVAGVVTNGIFALRGADIVIVGTPQGTEIIE
- the serA gene encoding phosphoglycerate dehydrogenase, producing MTTKVSLDKSKIKFVLLEGVHKNAVDVLNAAGYTNIEYHKKALEPEELKEVIKDAHFLGIRSRTHLTADVLECANKLIAVGCFCIGTNQVDLEAAKMRGIPVFNAPFSNTRSVAELVLGEILLLMRNVPQANAEVHRGLWNKSASGSNEVRGKKLGIVGYGHIGSQLSIIAESLGMNVYFYDVETKLPLGNAQQVGTLEELLANSDVISLHVPENASTKNLMNAERIAQLKEGSILINAARGMVVDIDALAQALKAGKLRGAALDVFPVEPASINEEFVSPLRGLDNVILTPHIGGSTVEAQENIGTEVASKFVKYSDNGSTLSAVNFPEVSLPGHSGTKRLLHIHENRPGVLNQINQIFVGANINIAAQYLQTDPKIGYVVIDVETDDCSQLLQQLREINGTIRARVLY